The Schistocerca gregaria isolate iqSchGreg1 chromosome 2, iqSchGreg1.2, whole genome shotgun sequence genome contains the following window.
AGATTTTGTAATGTAGTACCTTGGCAGAATGCTGTAGACTGCATTGACATGTCTTATAATTAGTAAAGAGTACTGATTTGAGATAAGATACAAAGAACTACGTGGCACAATTTGGCTGAAAGAGAATTTGGCAGATAGGACACACCCGCAGCACCATGGAATAGTCGATTTGGTAATGGGTGGAAGTCTGTAGCCCAAAAATTACAGAGGGAGAGCAAGTCTTTTGCTGTAgcaagtgggttcaaatggttgtaCTGTAGTTTACAGTAGTTATCCAGAGATGAAGATATTTTTACCGACTAGGCTAACACCTAAGTGTTCTTTGGGTTGACTGTCACATCAAGAGCAATATGGATTAGTAGTGAAGATTATGTTTTACTTCCAGGTACCTGAGCGGAACACCGGCAGACATGGTGCTAGAAATAGTAGAGAAGGAATCCCATCCTGACTGGGCCAGCAGCAAGTTCCTGGTCAGAGCCTTCAAACAGGCAGGCTTCGATGTGGTGGAGGACAGCATCCAGCTGAAGAACGCCTGCAGCGGCGGGGGTGGCTTCATGAGCGAGACACTGCTGTTGCGGGGGCGGACACTCAAAGGAGACGCGGCCAGCCTGGTGGTGAAGGTGTCTCTGCAAAGAGGTGGGGACGGTGCGCTCAGCTCCGACGGGCTGTTCCGGAGGGAGAGCGTGCTGTACACGAGGACTCTGCTCACGGCGGAGACGGCGCTGAAGGCTGCTGAAGGTGGCgcgtggcggccgctgtggcccgcCTGCCCAGGTGTGTTCGGAGGCG
Protein-coding sequences here:
- the LOC126335811 gene encoding uncharacterized protein LOC126335811, yielding MVLEIVEKESHPDWASSKFLVRAFKQAGFDVVEDSIQLKNACSGGGGFMSETLLLRGRTLKGDAASLVVKVSLQRGGDGALSSDGLFRRESVLYTRTLLTAETALKAAEGGAWRPLWPACPGVFGGGLGCLLLEDV